One Kitasatospora sp. NBC_01266 genomic window carries:
- a CDS encoding Crp/Fnr family transcriptional regulator, with product MGSTRASSARVGSTRVGGTPAGGTRVRGAEPYWPPAGLLGRVDEANRRVLLGLGHGVAYPAGQITIREADTSDFALLLIGGTVKATARAQDGREALLAVRMAGDLVGELAGIDGQPRIATVTACGRVLARYILRSELLECTKQHPAIGLAVSASVVAKLRTATGRIVDFTGCDVLGRLARILHHLAVTYRRPGRNDAQLPLTQPEMATLVGAAESSVHKALRALRESGAIVTGYRRITILDLDHLARIAAAAGPTGSPGISPNT from the coding sequence ATGGGCAGCACGCGAGCGAGCAGCGCACGGGTGGGCAGCACACGGGTCGGCGGGACACCGGCCGGCGGGACACGGGTGCGCGGGGCCGAGCCCTACTGGCCGCCGGCCGGGCTGCTCGGCCGGGTCGACGAGGCCAACCGCCGGGTCCTGCTCGGGCTCGGCCACGGCGTGGCCTACCCGGCCGGGCAGATCACCATCCGCGAGGCCGACACCTCGGACTTCGCACTGCTGCTGATCGGCGGCACGGTGAAGGCCACCGCGCGCGCCCAGGACGGCCGCGAGGCGCTGCTCGCCGTGCGGATGGCCGGCGACCTGGTCGGCGAGCTCGCCGGGATCGACGGCCAGCCGCGGATCGCCACCGTGACCGCCTGCGGCCGGGTGCTGGCCCGCTACATCCTGCGCTCCGAGCTGCTGGAGTGCACGAAGCAGCACCCGGCCATCGGACTCGCCGTCAGCGCGAGCGTGGTGGCCAAGCTGCGCACGGCGACCGGACGGATCGTCGACTTCACCGGCTGCGACGTGCTCGGACGGCTGGCCAGGATCCTGCACCACCTCGCCGTCACCTACCGGCGCCCCGGCCGCAACGACGCCCAACTCCCGCTGACCCAGCCGGAAATGGCCACCCTGGTCGGCGCAGCCGAGTCCTCGGTCCACAAAGCCCTGCGGGCCCTGCGGGAGTCGGGCGCGATCGTCACGGGCTACCGCAGGATCACCATCCTCGACCTCGACCACCTCGCCCGGATCGCCGCCGCGGCCGGGCCGACCGGCTCGCCGGGGATCTCGCCGAACACGTAA
- a CDS encoding protein phosphatase 2C domain-containing protein: MSEDGIRLDGRSGRGGLLDGWVRALFLAAVVVGAFVEVSTAHRHFGRLVDLLALAAVGLVGAAAVLGSEAAATLTREDEREQDRVRERTDREPQPEATAPICRYVAAAVAPTTRPAQPRPFLRERPTDLSVPRFGEGAPAQGYPWLLPERTVQNGIAADEAQVGVLGVRAASVVGPGHRCGRPAGPRQDSYRIGRSRDSRYVIVAVADGLSSAALSDTGATMASSQAVTLLREHVEAVGFDRLDVAGLFGRIAESITAHAAGRGIDAAHLATVLVTAVVAEPDANGVARAWIGSLGDSSAWTLDPRVAQWRFAAGEAKDRAAEVVSNEVAGRLPDTPQLAVARYLSLPAGAALALVTDGIGDAWADPAGSVNEYFANAWRAPVPATRFTADVGFDAPQCLDDRTAVVVWNGGGA, translated from the coding sequence GTGAGCGAGGACGGCATCCGGCTGGACGGCCGGAGCGGTCGGGGCGGCCTGCTGGACGGGTGGGTGCGGGCGCTGTTCCTCGCGGCCGTGGTCGTCGGGGCGTTCGTCGAGGTCAGCACGGCGCACCGGCACTTCGGCCGGCTGGTGGACCTGCTCGCCCTCGCGGCGGTGGGCCTGGTCGGCGCGGCGGCGGTGCTGGGTTCCGAGGCCGCCGCGACGCTCACCCGGGAAGACGAACGGGAGCAGGACAGGGTGCGGGAGCGGACCGACCGGGAACCCCAGCCGGAAGCGACGGCACCGATCTGCCGCTACGTCGCGGCAGCGGTGGCGCCGACGACCCGGCCCGCGCAGCCCCGGCCGTTCCTGCGCGAGCGGCCGACCGACCTGAGCGTGCCCCGCTTCGGCGAGGGCGCCCCCGCGCAGGGCTACCCGTGGCTGCTGCCGGAGCGCACGGTGCAGAACGGGATCGCCGCCGACGAGGCCCAGGTCGGTGTGCTCGGCGTCCGCGCGGCCTCCGTGGTCGGGCCCGGCCACCGCTGCGGCCGGCCTGCCGGGCCGCGGCAGGACTCCTACCGGATCGGGCGGAGCAGGGACAGCCGGTACGTCATCGTGGCCGTGGCCGACGGCCTGTCCAGCGCGGCCCTCTCCGACACCGGGGCCACCATGGCCTCCAGCCAGGCCGTCACCCTGCTGCGCGAGCACGTCGAGGCGGTCGGCTTCGACCGGCTCGACGTCGCGGGGCTGTTCGGGCGGATCGCGGAGTCAATCACCGCGCACGCGGCCGGCCGCGGCATCGACGCCGCGCACCTGGCCACCGTGCTGGTCACCGCAGTGGTGGCCGAGCCGGACGCGAACGGTGTGGCGCGGGCCTGGATCGGGTCGCTCGGCGACAGTTCGGCCTGGACCCTCGACCCGCGGGTCGCGCAGTGGCGGTTCGCCGCCGGAGAGGCCAAGGACCGCGCGGCCGAGGTGGTCTCGAACGAGGTCGCCGGGCGGCTGCCGGACACCCCGCAGCTGGCCGTCGCCCGCTACCTCAGCCTGCCCGCCGGTGCCGCGCTGGCCCTGGTCACCGACGGGATCGGCGACGCCTGGGCGGACCCGGCGGGCAGCGTCAACGAGTACTTCGCGAACGCCTGGCGGGCACCCGTGCCGGCCACCCGGTTCACCGCCGACGTCGGCTTCGACGCGCCGCAGTGCCTGGACGACCGCACCGCGGTCGTGGTGTGGAACGGCGGTGGGGCATGA
- a CDS encoding vWA domain-containing protein has product MPQCLPTYVVIDASASMKPQEAVLNATLARLHYNLATNPKVSEFARICVIAFSTDVHEVIPMSDMEQVPSMPEVICGGRTEYGKAFARLRQSIERDVSDLRAQHYSVLRPTVFFLTDGGPTDPNWQDAFRALVDRSWPRHPHVIAYGFGGAKRDVLERVATKALFVADGSDTESALSGAISSLLNTLIASSQTGKMTIPTDVKGFEYIQVAQEYVD; this is encoded by the coding sequence ATGCCCCAGTGCCTGCCGACCTACGTGGTGATCGACGCGTCCGCGTCGATGAAACCGCAGGAGGCCGTGCTCAACGCGACCCTCGCGCGCCTGCACTACAACCTGGCGACCAACCCCAAGGTTTCGGAGTTCGCCCGGATCTGCGTGATCGCCTTCTCCACCGACGTGCACGAGGTGATCCCGATGTCGGACATGGAGCAGGTGCCGAGCATGCCGGAGGTGATCTGCGGCGGGCGCACGGAGTACGGCAAGGCCTTCGCCCGGCTGCGGCAGAGCATCGAACGGGACGTCAGCGACCTGCGGGCGCAGCACTACAGCGTGCTGCGGCCGACGGTCTTCTTCCTGACCGACGGCGGCCCGACCGACCCGAACTGGCAGGACGCCTTCCGCGCCCTGGTGGACCGGAGCTGGCCGCGCCACCCGCACGTGATCGCCTACGGTTTCGGCGGCGCCAAGCGCGACGTGCTGGAACGGGTGGCGACCAAGGCGCTGTTCGTCGCCGACGGGTCGGACACCGAGTCAGCGCTGAGCGGAGCGATCTCCAGCCTGCTCAACACGCTGATCGCCTCCTCGCAGACCGGCAAGATGACGATCCCCACCGACGTCAAGGGCTTCGAGTACATCCAGGTCGCCCAGGAATACGTGGACTGA
- a CDS encoding transposase has protein sequence MGGWGTRTRLRSWCTWCQLGRTPGGIPLHVITTAANVNDVTQTLALVDGVPPVTGRVGHPRKRPDALLGDKGYDSNPNRRELYKRGILPVISARADPTSRAWASSATWWSRPSPCSTSSAPGRPLGTPPRPPQRPRVLGLLTDLPAPPQEGCHVIALRAHRNRFRGRARARTRSSAGRRSRLPESLQE, from the coding sequence GTGGGGGGATGGGGGACACGAACGAGGCTGAGGTCCTGGTGTACCTGGTGCCAACTGGGCCGGACGCCCGGCGGGATCCCCCTCCATGTGATCACCACCGCGGCCAACGTCAACGACGTCACTCAGACCCTCGCGCTGGTCGACGGCGTCCCGCCCGTCACCGGCCGCGTCGGCCACCCGCGAAAGCGCCCCGACGCCCTCCTTGGCGACAAGGGCTACGACAGCAACCCCAACCGCCGCGAGCTGTACAAACGCGGGATCCTTCCGGTCATCTCCGCAAGGGCCGACCCGACATCAAGGGCCTGGGCAAGCTCCGCTACGTGGTGGAGCAGACCTTCGCCCTGCTCCACCAGTTCAGCGCCTGGCCGTCCGCTGGGAACGCCGCCTCGACCTCCACAACGCCCTCGTGTCCTTGGCCTGCTCACTGATCTGCCGGCGCCGCCTCAAGAAGGCTGCCACGTGATCGCGTTACGAGCTCATAGGAATCGATTCAGAGGTCGTGCTAGAGCTCGAACCCGCTCTAGCGCCGGTCGGCGCAGCAGGCTCCCTGAAAGCCTCCAAGAGTGA
- a CDS encoding Na+/H+ antiporter: MRAVGVVLFLVVLATAVATFARRWRVPAPSLLVLAGLGVALIPGVPALHVPPQTIGLVVLPPLLYASAEELSLRDLRMVWRPVTILAFGLVFVSAAAVGFVAVAVTGLPPAMAFVLGAVLASTDPVAVTALGRRLALPGRVQVLVQAESLFNDATSLVLFKVAVGIAVAVGGTVSIPAAGGEFLLLGGGGSVIGAVVAGLVWLIRRRTTDPVLETVIALVTPYAAYVLAESAHTSGITSVVVAGVLLGRSGHRLTDAHSRLQLHAVYAVVVFVLESVVFSIVGLELPALVRGLPTDSGWWPLQALALAGVLIAVRVLSTLPLTRAVKPSGGRLSWRVAGVVTWAGTRGVMPLAAALSIPLVADNGTALAGRPLLLVLTTAVVVFTLVVQGLSLAAVVNRSGLALEPEHTAREEDDARDSLNHAALSHVDHLATLEAMPEPAIDRVRRALHARLDRDDETPDGTSVDTALRALRHEVLAVQNTQLRRLYDEHRISDATRRSLQHDLDRQEAALGGR, translated from the coding sequence ATGCGCGCAGTCGGGGTCGTTCTCTTCCTGGTGGTGCTGGCCACCGCGGTGGCGACGTTCGCCCGGCGCTGGCGGGTGCCCGCGCCCTCGCTGCTGGTCCTGGCGGGTCTCGGGGTGGCGCTGATACCCGGGGTGCCCGCGCTGCACGTGCCGCCGCAGACGATCGGCCTGGTCGTGCTCCCGCCGCTGCTCTACGCCTCCGCCGAGGAGTTGTCGCTGCGCGACCTGCGGATGGTCTGGCGGCCGGTGACGATCCTGGCCTTCGGGCTGGTCTTCGTCTCGGCGGCGGCGGTGGGCTTCGTGGCGGTCGCGGTCACCGGGCTGCCGCCCGCGATGGCCTTTGTCCTCGGCGCCGTACTGGCCAGCACGGACCCGGTGGCCGTCACCGCGCTCGGCCGCCGACTCGCCCTGCCGGGCCGGGTCCAGGTGCTGGTGCAGGCGGAGAGCCTGTTCAACGACGCGACCTCGCTGGTGCTGTTCAAGGTCGCCGTCGGTATCGCGGTGGCCGTCGGGGGCACAGTGAGTATTCCCGCGGCCGGTGGGGAGTTCCTGCTACTGGGCGGCGGCGGCAGCGTGATCGGTGCCGTCGTCGCGGGCCTGGTGTGGCTGATCCGCCGCCGCACCACCGATCCGGTGCTGGAGACCGTGATCGCCCTGGTCACCCCGTACGCGGCCTACGTGCTGGCGGAGTCCGCGCACACCTCCGGCATCACCTCCGTGGTCGTCGCCGGCGTCCTGCTCGGCCGCTCCGGCCACCGGCTCACCGATGCGCACAGCCGCCTGCAACTGCACGCGGTCTACGCGGTCGTGGTGTTCGTGCTGGAGAGCGTCGTCTTCAGCATCGTCGGCCTGGAACTGCCCGCGCTGGTGCGCGGCCTGCCGACGGACAGCGGCTGGTGGCCGCTGCAGGCCCTGGCCCTGGCCGGCGTGCTGATCGCGGTGCGCGTGCTGTCGACCCTGCCGCTGACCCGCGCCGTCAAGCCCAGCGGCGGGCGGCTGTCCTGGCGGGTGGCCGGGGTCGTCACCTGGGCCGGCACCCGCGGGGTGATGCCACTGGCCGCAGCCCTGTCCATCCCTCTTGTCGCGGACAACGGCACCGCGCTGGCCGGGCGGCCCCTACTGCTGGTCCTGACCACCGCGGTCGTGGTCTTCACCCTCGTCGTCCAGGGCCTGAGCCTGGCCGCCGTGGTCAACCGCTCCGGGCTGGCCCTGGAACCCGAACACACCGCCCGTGAGGAGGACGACGCCCGCGACAGCCTCAACCACGCCGCGCTCAGCCACGTCGACCACCTCGCCACCCTCGAAGCCATGCCCGAACCGGCCATCGACCGGGTCCGCCGCGCCCTGCACGCCCGCCTCGACCGCGACGACGAGACCCCCGACGGCACCTCCGTCGACACCGCCCTGCGCGCACTGCGCCACGAGGTCCTGGCCGTCCAGAACACCCAACTGCGCCGCCTCTACGACGAACACCGGATCAGCGACGCCACCCGCCGAAGCCTCCAGCACGACCTCGACCGCCAGGAAGCCGCCCTCGGCGGCCGGTGA
- a CDS encoding MarR family winged helix-turn-helix transcriptional regulator — protein MPHDRAQPPATDPSPLSAEEDLVTAVLTASRVLVAISARSLGEVEESLTLPQFRMLVVLQSRGAMSLSRLAEFLAVNPSTAMRMIERLVAAGMVVRETGLQDRREVRIVLTEEGVRTVVDATDRRRAEIAQVVAAMPPEQRSGLVAALRAFAEAGSEPAAPLRQLDLLGW, from the coding sequence ATGCCGCACGACCGCGCCCAGCCGCCCGCCACCGATCCGTCCCCGCTCAGCGCGGAGGAGGACCTCGTCACGGCGGTACTCACCGCCTCGCGGGTCCTGGTCGCGATCTCCGCGAGGTCGCTGGGCGAGGTGGAGGAGTCCTTGACGCTGCCTCAGTTCCGGATGCTGGTCGTGCTGCAGAGCCGTGGCGCGATGAGCCTGTCCCGGCTGGCGGAGTTCCTGGCGGTCAACCCGTCCACGGCGATGCGGATGATCGAGCGTCTGGTCGCGGCTGGCATGGTGGTGCGCGAGACGGGCCTGCAGGACCGGCGCGAGGTGCGCATCGTCCTCACCGAGGAGGGGGTTCGCACGGTGGTGGACGCCACCGACCGGCGCCGGGCCGAGATCGCCCAGGTGGTCGCGGCGATGCCGCCGGAGCAGCGCTCTGGCCTGGTCGCGGCGCTGCGGGCGTTCGCCGAGGCCGGCAGCGAGCCGGCGGCGCCGCTCAGGCAGTTGGATCTGCTCGGCTGGTGA
- a CDS encoding chloride channel protein — MRRGLAATPTALRDSKGGLLVLALLVGAGAGLGAIAFRWLIKTFTLALSGHPDYAAAGHAANPHVPWLGRWFVLLAPVVAGLLYGPLVQRFAREARGHGVPEVMYAVARRGGRIAPQVALVKSLASALTIGGGGSVGREGPIVQIGSALGSTLGRVVRVPEERMKVLVACGAAGGIAATFNAPLAGVFFAMELILRDFTAEAFGMVVLSSATSSVIGRAAFGNTPFLQLPAFGVHHLSQYLLFALLGVIAGAVGVGFTRILYWIEDACDYVWRGPEWARPAIGGLLLGLLLLALPQMYGVGYPVLENAVNGKYVIAFLLLLLVAKIAATSLTIGIGGSGGVFAPSLFMGAMLGAAFGATAQHLAPGITGPLGAYGLIGMGAVFAGAARAPITAVIILFELTGEYTIILPLMTAIVLATGVSRALSRDTIYSLKLRRRGIDLDENPTTSPFAGLTVAAVMEPPPEALNEMMPLTTAADILAASRHGVLPVLATDGSYLGTATARAAAETLADGTHSTVGAITHQPHQVTTDTDPARALDALVAADEAGLPVLDPTRAHLAGWLTHQSVLAALHRIPDQENSSSAT, encoded by the coding sequence GTGCGGCGCGGCCTGGCCGCCACCCCCACCGCCCTGCGCGACTCCAAGGGCGGCCTGCTCGTCCTGGCACTGCTGGTCGGCGCCGGCGCCGGCCTCGGGGCGATCGCCTTCCGCTGGCTGATCAAGACGTTCACCCTGGCGCTGTCCGGCCACCCCGACTACGCCGCCGCCGGGCACGCCGCCAATCCGCACGTCCCCTGGCTGGGACGCTGGTTCGTCCTGCTGGCTCCTGTCGTCGCCGGCCTCCTGTACGGGCCGCTGGTGCAGCGCTTCGCCCGCGAGGCACGCGGCCACGGCGTACCCGAGGTCATGTACGCCGTCGCCCGGCGCGGCGGACGGATCGCCCCGCAGGTCGCCCTGGTCAAGTCCCTCGCCTCCGCGCTGACCATCGGCGGCGGCGGATCCGTCGGCCGCGAGGGCCCGATCGTCCAGATCGGCTCCGCGCTCGGCTCCACCCTGGGCCGCGTGGTCAGGGTGCCCGAGGAGCGGATGAAGGTGCTGGTGGCCTGCGGAGCGGCGGGCGGCATCGCCGCCACCTTCAACGCCCCGCTGGCCGGGGTGTTCTTCGCGATGGAACTGATCCTGCGCGACTTCACCGCCGAAGCCTTCGGCATGGTCGTCCTCTCCTCCGCGACCTCCTCGGTCATCGGACGGGCCGCCTTCGGCAACACCCCCTTCCTCCAACTGCCCGCCTTCGGCGTCCACCACCTCTCCCAGTACCTGCTCTTCGCGCTCCTGGGCGTGATCGCCGGCGCGGTCGGCGTGGGCTTCACCCGCATCCTGTACTGGATCGAGGACGCCTGCGACTACGTGTGGCGCGGCCCCGAATGGGCCCGCCCCGCCATCGGCGGACTCCTCCTCGGCCTACTCCTGCTCGCCCTGCCGCAGATGTACGGCGTCGGCTACCCGGTGCTGGAGAACGCCGTCAACGGCAAGTACGTCATCGCCTTCCTCCTCCTGCTCCTGGTGGCGAAGATCGCCGCGACCAGCCTCACCATCGGCATCGGCGGCTCCGGCGGCGTCTTCGCCCCCTCCCTCTTCATGGGCGCCATGCTCGGCGCCGCCTTCGGCGCCACCGCCCAGCACCTCGCCCCCGGCATCACCGGACCCCTCGGCGCCTACGGCCTGATCGGCATGGGCGCCGTCTTCGCCGGCGCCGCCCGCGCCCCCATCACCGCCGTCATCATCCTCTTCGAACTCACCGGCGAATACACGATCATCCTGCCCCTGATGACCGCCATCGTGCTGGCCACCGGCGTCAGCCGCGCCCTGTCCCGCGACACCATCTACAGCCTCAAACTGCGCCGCCGCGGCATCGACCTCGACGAGAACCCGACCACCTCACCCTTCGCCGGCCTCACCGTCGCCGCAGTGATGGAGCCGCCGCCCGAGGCCCTCAACGAGATGATGCCGCTGACCACGGCCGCGGACATCCTCGCCGCCTCCCGGCACGGTGTCCTGCCCGTCCTGGCCACCGATGGCAGCTACCTCGGCACCGCCACCGCCCGCGCAGCCGCCGAAACCCTCGCCGACGGCACCCACTCCACCGTCGGCGCCATCACCCACCAGCCACACCAGGTCACCACGGACACCGACCCGGCCCGGGCGCTCGACGCCCTCGTGGCAGCAGATGAAGCCGGTCTCCCTGTTCTCGACCCCACCCGCGCCCACCTCGCCGGGTGGCTCACCCACCAATCCGTCCTCGCAGCCCTCCACCGCATCCCGGACCAGGAGAACTCCAGCTCCGCTACCTGA